CACGGTGGGATCTCACCATGTTGCTTCACCACGACTTGGTAGAGCCAGAGCACGCGGATGCTCCGTGAGACCATGATGGCGTGGGGGATGCTAGCAAAACTGTGCTATGGATGTACGAATAAACTATGAGCTTGCATCATATAGAACTGCATATACAGGAGTTAGACGATTATTACCATTACACCAACCTGTGTTATATGGTCTAGGACAAAAATCAATGTTCAAAATATAGCAACATGACATTTGCTAGGGGGGGTAGTATACTAGGAGTCAATTGTACACCGTACCTTATTTTCATCTAACATATCAGCTCAATACATTCAATATACATTTAAATTCAAAGCAGCTGTTTGTCTCATAACAAAAAAATCAATTTATATCAACCCCAGGATCAGAGGCACATGGTATGCATTTGGACGCTTGGTGACCTGAATACTGTAGTTGAtgcatatgaaaaaaaaaactctgcaTAAAAGAGCAACTGATGTTTTGCTCATGTGAAATAATAAAACTTACTGTGTGTCAGCTTTGAGGTATGTATTGAAAAGAAAATCCCATACACAACATCAGTCAAACAGAACAAAGACGGTCCCAAAACTCCAAAGTTTGATGTCCGTAGCACACATCCGAATTCTTATGCTATGACCATGGTGGTGGCCAGCGTAGATCTTCCAACAATTCAAAGGGATGTTGCTACCACTCAGCATGAGGATTGAGGAATCATGTAGGTGGACCGCATTGCTAGCAGCCGTAGCAGGCCTGCAATGAGCAATGGAGGAAATCTAAATAGTGGTGATGATTTATGTAAGTTTAATTGATACTACGTTTCAGTTGGGGGAAAGCGAATAGGCAGAATGTGAAATGACAAGACGATACTTACTGCATGAATATTTAGGAGCCCTTAATAGGAAAGCAAATAGGCGTAGTGTGAAATGATTCATCAGTACTTCTTGCATGGCTGACGGAGGCAAACAGCCTAGTGTGTTGAATGACTCAACGGCACTTACTGCGTAGCCAGTGAGGATCGGACGGCTCAAGTAAGAATGCCTCGTAATATCGGATGGCTCAAACAATACTGGTGATGTGGATCGCTGAGGTTTGAGAGAATTAGAAGTTAATGACCTATAGTGGTTTCTATTGTGACAATTTTATAGCGTGATACCAAGACATCGAGGTCGTAGAGGATGGTGAAGTAGCATACAACTTAGTTGTGCATACGTCATAGAAAATATTACATATATGAAACGATATAAAATCGATGCAATATATAATGTCCCATGTGTACTGCATACAAAAACATTATAATATGTAATCATAGAAAACCATTGAAATATACAAATAGAGGTATTAGAAGATGGTGAGGTGAAATGTAGCTTAGTTGTGCGTACACCATAGAAAAACATTACATGTATGAAATGATAGAAAATCGATGGAATATATAAATAGAGGTAGCATGTAACTTAGTTGGCTCTTGAGATGACTTGGATAGATTTCATGTTGAGAGAAGTGTGTATGCAACGCAAAAGTATTTTGTGCATCAAGCCATAGAAAATCGATGAAAGTTTTAAATAGAGGTCTTAGTGGATGGTGACATGGCATGCAATTTAGTGAGCTCGTGAGATGATGTGGACAGCTTGCATGTTAAGAGAAATAGTTAGTGGGTTTCACTTATATAGGATATAAAGATAGATGAGTGAGAACAGTAAGCGTGCAAGTTAACTGATGAGCACTGCATTATTTTATTGATAAAATATAGTGTATAGGATAAACAGAACCTCTTGAGACAAACGTACAATAGCGTATCACTGGACTCTATTCTCATGCTACTATGCGACGAGATGAAGCATCATTTTGGTCATACTCAGCACATGGTGAATTATTCATAGCGCTGACCTCTTGACAGGGAATACGGGAGGCTGGTGCAGCAGGGTCACATCGGCTGATAGGCGCACCAGATTGCTCATCTCTTCCACCAACCTATCCATAGCAGGGACAGGCAGGAGGATCGGTACGACGATGTCGTCCTCCCCGTTGGCGTTCTTGGAGGTTAAGAGGAAGCTTTCCAGCCAGGAGAGGAAGCGTACAGCTTCTGCCGGACCCCCATACACCGGCTTGCCCCATCCGAAATCGAGGTCGTCAAACCTGGCCCTGGTTTGGTCCGACAGGCAATACATGCCCGTGGTGAACCGCGCACTTTGCCCCCTGCGCAGCACGATGAGGTCGGCCGCTGACCGCATGTAATCCATGTCCACCTGGTTTTTCGTCTTCTTCACAAGCTCAACGGCGTAGCTCAAGGGGTTCGCGCAGAGCTCCCCAGCTGTCGATATGGCGGCCGGGAGCGTGCACGCGTTTCCATAGTAGCCGATGGGGATGCCGGCCGCGGCGGTGTTGCGGCCGCGGGCGTTAACGAGCACATTCAGCTCCATCACCTTGTCGGGATGCGGGGCCAGCGCCACCGTGCGGAACTTCCACACCCAGGCCGCGATGGTGTCGAACTTTGAGGCACGTTTCTGAAGGTGCGGCGGGAGCTGGGCTCGAATAGCGGCGATCTCTCGGGGCCCGAAGAAgaaggaccggagctggagcgCCGCGTTATCTAATAATGGAAGCATGATACTGCTAGCTATGGTGTCAGTGTCACTGCCCGGCACCTCGTTTGACTTGTCGCGCACTAGCGCCGGGTGTTGCTGGTAGCGCCCCTCCAGCAGCTCGCGTCTCCACACCGGCAGCACGGACAGTGCCTGCGCACCCTGTGCAAGCTCTGCCACAGCGCCCAAGAACTGCGTCAGCCCCTGTGCGTCAGCCATGGTGTGGTTCAGTCGGACCGCAAGGATGAATCCTCCACACGCGAGTCGCGTCACCTGCACACCAGACATAGAAAGGCCAGAAGTTTACTAAAGTTTGATGATTTGATCTGCTGCCGCTACTTGCCACTCCAGAATTATGAATTTTGAAAATTCTATTCGTTTGCTTACCCACTAAAGAAGGTTAAATAGTGTTCAAGGAAAGACCAGGATTGATTAGAGATTACCTGGAAGAGCAGGAGGGGAGCGTTGAGGATGGCGGAAGAGCCGGGGACGTCAAAGATGAGCTCCTCCAGGCACGGGAAGGGCGGCAGTATGGGGTCACCAAAGTGCTCAAGGCCAACATCAGCGTCGGCCTCAACGAACAAGACCCCCTCACTGGTGCAGTCAACGGCGAGCTTGTATCCATCGTGCTCTCGGAGCCGTCCAGCGAACGGGTAGTAGGACACAAGGGCTTTGGCAAGAGCATCCCGTATAACCTGCACGGGGTCCTTACCGCCCATGGACTCGTTCCTCCGGTAGAACTGGATGACGGGGATTTGGAACCTCAGACAGTCCTGGTTATCGAAATCTGAGAGTCGCTTCAGCTCATGAGGCGtaggggccgccggcgccaccagcACCTCCGGTCGCCTTCGCACCGTGAATTTGGGCGCGGCCGAGGAGCATGCCATTCCTGCTGTTGCCAATGAGAAAGGAGAGAGATCGATGATTGTGGTGCGTGTGTACGCTTATTTGTGTTGACTTGCGGCTGCTAGCTAGGTTGTTATGTAGGAGTAGTATGAATTGATCAACTGGCAAGTCGAAGTCGTTGGTAAACCATCATTGATTTGATAAATTGGAGAATCCACGAAACGCATGTGGCATTAAATACTAGCTAGGCGCATCTCACAATGCAAGTTAACGTGCTATCTTAGACAGGTCTCAGAGCACAATTTTACAGTATAGTTGCCAAGACTAAGAACTAGGTATATGTGCTGTTTGAGTCTCTCATCTTATAAAACTCCCTGCTCCTCTCACCTCACTATGTCAGCAATTAAAATTGATGGTGTGCCATAGAATCTAATACCACGAAACTCTCCATAACACCCCATTGAGATTGGCCTTAGGGTCGTGTGATTGCTTGCTACATTATTTTAGGCTGTTATGCATAGAGTACCAATGAATTCAATCTGAAAAAAAAGCATTGGTTTGGCAATGGCATATCGCTGGAGACAGGCCGGTCAAATCTGCTACAGTAGCAAAGACCATTCCGTCTGATGGCAAAGTATTCCATATATATTTTTCCTTCGTCGTCATCCAGCAATCAGTTTGCTGAGGTCAACTCATCCTATTATTATGGCTCAACCCAAACACATATATGTCAGTCACCTCAGCAAATACTTCATTAATAAATGCATGGTTGATTGTTTTTCTTGAAAGGAATAAATTACGTGGCGCTTCCGAGAAAAGTCAGAACTTGTGCCTCATTATCAACTCCCCTTATAATTtctcaaattaaaaaaatatgagcATACATGTCTAGTTAATTAGTCGAATAAAGGTTTTACCATAATAAACTAACCAACTATTCAGAAGTGTGGTTTTGACCGAACATTTGATCCAGTTTATATTATTACTTAGGGCTGTTTGGATATGAGGACTAAAGCTTAGccctgtcacatcaaatgttcAATGTCAATTAGGAGGACTTATCATGGGCTAATTATAAACGTGAGCTAATTATAAAACTCATTGCAGAagctaatttgcgagacgaatctattaagcataattaatccatgagtagcctatatttactgtagcaacacATGAGCTAATCCAGAATTAaataggcttaatagattcatctcccGAATTAGTCAAGGggttatgcaattaattttatcaTTAGTCTAATTTAATATTCCTAATTAGCACCCAAACATCCGTAATCCTATGTGTTTGTGCCTTAGGGCGTGGGTGCGCATATTCGAGTGATGATTCCAAATTTGCTTGTCTGCTATCCGATTGGGAAAAAGAATCTGGATAATGTTCAGTTCGGATGGAAAATGTTCAATATATAGGAAGGAGGTGCTTCTGCACGGGCATAAGGTGGTTCAGTAATTTTCGTCCGCTTTATTTAGTAAACATGATGAGAAATAATTCTATGAAAAAATTAGTGTACGTAATCCGTAGGAACCGTAACGTGACATGGAAACATTTCAGCTATTGTCTCAATGCTTGACTAATCGTTTGTGATATTATTCCATACGGTTTTCTTTTTTGTAGTCTTCTATTTTATCCTCTTTTTCAGGGCACCCATGCAAGTCAAATTCTTTAGTCCTTGATCAACACCTCTTTAAATGTATTTATTATAAAACACAAATTTGATTGCATTGAATTGATATTTGAAACACTTTTATATGGTGTAGATTTCATATTAATGAATATTGTATATATAAAA
This genomic interval from Panicum virgatum strain AP13 chromosome 8K, P.virgatum_v5, whole genome shotgun sequence contains the following:
- the LOC120646280 gene encoding benzyl alcohol O-benzoyltransferase-like, whose amino-acid sequence is MACSSAAPKFTVRRRPEVLVAPAAPTPHELKRLSDFDNQDCLRFQIPVIQFYRRNESMGGKDPVQVIRDALAKALVSYYPFAGRLREHDGYKLAVDCTSEGVLFVEADADVGLEHFGDPILPPFPCLEELIFDVPGSSAILNAPLLLFQVTRLACGGFILAVRLNHTMADAQGLTQFLGAVAELAQGAQALSVLPVWRRELLEGRYQQHPALVRDKSNEVPGSDTDTIASSIMLPLLDNAALQLRSFFFGPREIAAIRAQLPPHLQKRASKFDTIAAWVWKFRTVALAPHPDKVMELNVLVNARGRNTAAAGIPIGYYGNACTLPAAISTAGELCANPLSYAVELVKKTKNQVDMDYMRSAADLIVLRRGQSARFTTGMYCLSDQTRARFDDLDFGWGKPVYGGPAEAVRFLSWLESFLLTSKNANGEDDIVVPILLPVPAMDRLVEEMSNLVRLSADVTLLHQPPVFPVKRSAL